In Yarrowia lipolytica chromosome 1F, complete sequence, a genomic segment contains:
- a CDS encoding uncharacterized protein (Compare to YALI0F18458g, ancestral locus Anc_1.376, weakly similar to DEHA-IPF8330.1 Debaryomyces hansenii IPF 8330.1): MQPSMVDETVNYVNASLGLDIGASPALADASASSNTSVPKSIFVETHRPRRASISSGHIAKATAAVAALQEQQKQRHSSHRSESEHTRLVEGACRHIAEAAAQAAVAAVKDNDVQIEEDSRRKVVKIQRKRRRGGILGFKELAAKSGLSPWHFHRVFRSITGLTPKAYGDACWKAVTNKLSDPELLTNIKEEHGVSTKTEMEPPKENHSASVTPQHTPTMAQSLPTPSYPFEPVTPFEAAPAMTSNPMPQFDNTPFESMSYEPPFETCSSMTSPESTMSFDVPFMSPLANNATLTAPASAVFNTQQQYYYDWYQMPSEVPNMPIGTPTTQPSFTLDIPDNMSDSTATQPMSCHSASSASSLLDSVHTPGEEFKDEMASWIDTKDTFTVDQNPSYVDMGFQ; encoded by the coding sequence ATGCAACCCTCTATGGTTGACGAAACAGTGAATTATGTCAATGCCAGCCTGGGCCTTGACATCGGAGCCTCTCCTGCCCTTGCAGACGCCTCCGCCTCCTCTAACACCTCCGTGCCCAAGTCTATCTTTGTGGAGACCCACCGACCCCGAAGAGCTTCCATTTCTTCCGGTCACATTGCCAAGGCTACTGCTGCCGTTGCCGCCctccaggagcagcagaagcagcgacACAGCAGTCACCGAAGCGAGTCTGAGCACACTCGACTCGTTGAGGGCGCCTGTCGACACATTGCCGAGGCCGCCGCTCAGGCAGCTGTTGCCGCCGTAAAGGACAACGACGTCCAGATCGAGGAAGACTCTCGACGAAAGGTTGTGAAGATCCAGCGAAagcgacgacgaggtgGTATCCTGGGCTTCAAGGAGCTTGCAGCCAAGTCGGGTCTGTCTCCCTGGCACTTCCACCGAGTCTTCCGATCCATCACCGGCCTGACTCCCAAGGCTTATGGTGATGCTTGTTGGAAGGCTGTTACCAACAAGCTGTCTGACCCGGAGCTGCTCACCAACATCAAGGAAGAGCACGGTGTGTCCACCAAGACTGAAATGGAGCCTCCTAAAGAGAACCACTCCGCCTCGGTCACCCCCCAGCACACCCCTACCATGGCCCAGTCACTGCCTACGCCTTCCTACCCCTTTGAGCCTGTGACTCCGTTCGAGGCAGCCCCGGCTATGACTTCCAACCCTATGCCTCAATTTGATAACACTCCTTTCGAGTCTATGTCTTACGAGCCTCCTTTTGAGACGTGCTCCTCCATGACTTCTCCCGAATCTACTATGTCCTTTGATGTTCCTTTCATGTCACCTCTGGCCAACAATGCCACTCTGACAGCGCCTGCATCCGCAGTTTTTAACACCCAACAGCAGTACTACTACGACTGGTACCAGATGCCCTCCGAGGTGCCTAACATGCCCATCGGCACTCCGACAACACAGCCTTCTTTCACCCTTGACATTCCTGATAATATGTCTGATTCTACTGCCACACAGCCCATGTCTTGCCACTCGGCATCGTCGGCATCTTCTCTTTTGGACTCGGTTCACACTCCAGGTGAAGAGTTCAAAGATGAGATGGCTTCTTGGATTGATACCAAAGACACCTTCACCGTTGACCAGAACCCCTCTTATGTCGACATGGGCTTCCAGTAA